One window of the Cryptomeria japonica chromosome 7, Sugi_1.0, whole genome shotgun sequence genome contains the following:
- the LOC131065599 gene encoding trihelix transcription factor GT-1, which translates to MYLSNNNSKQGQGQGQIGLELEEEEGILMEVVANGLQAQTMQGQGQGQMILAESSGEDHEVKAPKKRAETWIQEEIRALIALRREMDSLFNTSKSNKHLWEQISLKMRDRGFDRSPTMCTDKWRNLLKEYKKAKHQDNRGGGGSAKMSCYKDLEDLLRERAKVATYKSPPPPAAAAGGAAGATAATLKVETYINFSPKGNGKSSLNMERRLDHDGHHMAVASADTAAPNGVPPWNWRDATANGSEHQTSYGGRVIAVKCGDYTRRIGIDGTAEAIREAVKCAFGLRTKRAFWLEDEDGIVRSLDRDMPLGTYNLRLDDGVTVKVCTYDESDHWTGATEEKTLYTDEDFRDFLARRSWSGLREVNGFRTIDSVDELRPLCIYEHAGLLGE; encoded by the exons ATGTATTTGTCGAACAATAACAGTAAACAGGGGCAGGGGCAGGGGCAGATAGGGTTAGAgttagaggaagaagaaggaatacTGATGGAGGTGGTGGCCAATGGTCTGCAGGCGCAGACTATGCAGGGGCAGGGGCAGGGGCAGATGATATTGGCGGAGAGCAGCGGGGAGGATCACGAAGTGAAGGCGCCAAAAAAGAGGGCTGAGACATGGATTCAGGAGGAGATACGTGCTTTGATTGCGTTGCGGCGCGAGATGGACAGTTTATTCAATACGTCCAAGTCTAATAAGCATCTTTGGGAGCAAATTTCGCTCAAGATGAGGGATCGAGGGTTTGATAGGTCGCCCACCATGTGTACTGACAAGTGGAGGAATTTGCTCAAGGAGTATAAGAAGGCCAAGCATCAGGACAACAGGGGTGGCGGCGGATCTGCCAAGATGTCGTGCTACAAGGACTTGGAGGATTTGCTGAGAGAGAGAGCCAAGGTTGCCACTTACAAGTCCCCGCCGCCTCCTGCTGCTGCTGCTGGTGGCGCTGCTGGTGCCACTGCCGCTACTCTCAAGGTCGAGACTTATATTAATTTCTCGCCCAAAG GAAATGGGAAGTCATCACTCAATATGGAGCGCAGATTGGATCATGATGGACATCATATGGCTGTTGCATCTGCAGACACAGCTGCTCCTAATGGTGTGCCTCCATGGAACTGGAGAGATGCCACTGCCAATG GCAGTGAGCATCAGACTTCTTATGGTGGAAGAGTGATTGCTGTCAAATGTGGAGATTATACTAGAAGAATTGGTATTGATGGGACAGCTGAAGCTATCAGAGAGGCTGTTAAATGTGCCTTTGGATTGCGTACCAAAAGGGCCTTTTGGTTAGAAGATGAAGATGGGATTGTTCGCAGTCTTGACAGGGATATGCCACTGGGGACATATAATCTTCGCCTTGATGATG GTGTAACTGTCAAGGTCTGCACCTACGACGAGTCAGATCATTGGACAGGTGCCACTGAGGAGAAGACCTTGTACACTGATGAAGATTTCCGTGATTTCTTGGCACGACGTAGTTGGTCTGGTTTACGAGAGGTTAATGGTTTTAGAACTATTGATTCTGTTGATGAACTTCGTCCATTATGTATATATGAACATGCAGGGCTGCTGGGGGAGTAG